CGAGCTTTTCAGGAAGGCAGATGGCTTGGAGGGTGACTGGCCCACAGTCTCTCAGCTTCGGCTGTCTGACGGACTCCTCCATGTCCTTGAGCACGGCCCGGTCGATCGTGCCCCCCTTCCCGAAGGCATGCGGACAGGCCGTGCTGCTGAAGAGTACGCACAGGACGATGGGAATGTACCCACAGCGCATTCGCGTCTCCGGAAGTGGAAGGCTCAACCTAACACGGTGATCCGGAGACAAGTCGGCCCCCAAGTCGTTGTTCCATTCGATGCTGGATGAGCAGCGTGCGGAGGAGCTGATGAGCACCCAGAGGACTCGTCCCACACCTCTTGGCCCGCCGGATGCTTGAGCGCGGCTGGCCATGTCGGGACCCCATGACCTCTTCGCCCGCTACACCTTCGGCCACCCCGAGCGGGCCGCCGCTGAACTGCGCGCCGTGCTGCCCGCGTACGTCGTCTCCGAGGTGGACTGGACGTCCCTGCGGCGGGAGCCCGGCAGCGTGGTGGACCCGGAGCTGCGCGAGACCGAGAGCGATCTGCTCTTCACGGCACGGATGCACTCAGGGCAGTCACTGCTGCTGTACGTGCTGCTGGAGCACCAGTCGTCGGTGGACCGGTGGATGGCGCTGCGCATGCTGCGCTACGTGGTGCGCCAGGTGGAGCGTTGGAGACAGGAGCACCCGGAGAGCGAGCTGCTCCCGCTCATCATCCCGCTCGTCATGTACCACGGGCCAGACGGGGCCTGGACGGCACCACGCCGGGTGGAGGAGCTCTTCCAGCTACCGGGCGGGGATGCGGAGCGGTGGCGAGCGCTGCTGCCTCGCTTCGAATACCTGCTCGATGACTTGACGGCCGAGCGGGAGGAAGCGCTGAGAGCACGCCCCGGTCCGCCGCTGGCCCGCCTGGCGTGGCTGGTGCTGCGCTACGGCCGTACCGGGGAACTGGCCCGAAAGCTACCCGACTGGGTGGCGCTCTTCGCGCAGGTGCACGCGGACACCGAGGGAGCCGAGCATCTGGTGGTGGTCATTCGTTACCTGCTGTGGGTGGAGAGGAATGCGGCCGTCCACACAGCGGCGAGGCGGGTGTTACATTCGGTGATGGATGGGCAACGAGCGGAGGAGCTGATGAGAACCTGGGCCGAGGAGATGCTCGAGCAGGGAGTCCAGAAGGGCTTGGAGAAAGGCCTGGCCAAGGGCCGGGAAGAGGGGCTGACCCGATTGCGTGGGCACATCGTGCGGCTGCTCACCGCTCGGGGCGTGCAGGTCGACGAGGCCGCCCGCCAGCGAATCCTCTCCTGCACGGACCTGGACACCCTCGACCGCTGGTTCGATCGCGCCCTGAACGCCACCACCCTCCGCGACGTACTGGACGACCTCCCGCAGTAGTCCGCCCTCGCGCGCGCCTCACCCCACCTTGGCGCCCGCGTCTCCGCGTCCCGCGAGCCTCGCCACCGCTTCCACCAGCGTCCCCGGCTCCAGCGGCTTGGCCAGGTGCACCTGGAAGCCCGCGCGGTAGGCCTTCCGCGCATCCTCCGCGCTCGCATACGCCGTCAGCGCGATCGCGGGCACCCACTGGTCCCTCGCCTCGGCCCACGCCCTCACCTTCCTCAAGAGCGAGTGTCCGTCCTCCCCCGGCAGGCCAATGTCGGACACCAGCACGTCCGGCATCGACTCCCTCAGCCGCTCCAGCGCCTCCGCCGCGGTGCTCGCCGTCCCCACCACCGCACCCCGCTCGCGCAGCATCAAGGCAATCAACTCCCGCGCGTCCGGCGCGTCCTCCACCAGCAACACCGTCACCCCGTCCAGCCTCACCTCCGGCGCCTCGGCTCCCGGCAGCGCCTCCGCCTTCGCCTCGGGCAGCACCGCCGGCACCGGCAGCGTCACCGTGAACGTGGAGCCCTTGCCCTCCCCCGCGCTCTCCGCCCGCACCTGGCCCCCGTGCAGCCCCACCAGGTGGTGGACGATCGCCAGCCCCAGGCCCAGGCCCCCGTGCTCGCGCGTCGCCGAGCCGTCCGCCTGCCAGAAGCGCTCGAAGAGGTGCGGCAGCGAGTCCGCCTGAATCCCCTTCCCCGTGTCCGTCACCCGCACCCACAGGTCGCGCTCGTTGCGCTCCACCCGCACGTGCACCCGCCCTCCCGCCGGGGTGAACTTCACCGCGTTCACCAGCAGGTTCCAGCACACCTGCTGCAACCGTCCCGGGTCCCCCACCAGCATCGCCGTGCCGTTGCCGCCCACGTCCACCTCGAGCGCCAGCGACACCCCCTTCTGCTCCGCGTGCGGCTTCACCACCTCCACCGCCGCCTGCACCACCCCCACCAGCTCCACGCCCCTGCGGACCAGCGTCAGCTTCCCGGTGATGATGCGCGACACGTCCAGCACGTCTTCAATCAGCTGCGCCAGCGTGCGCGCGTTGCGCTCGATGACGCCCAGCCCCTTCTCCACCGCCTTCGCGTCGTTCTGCCGGTTGCGCAGCATCTGCGTCCAGCCCAGCACCGCCGTCAGCGGCGTGCGCAGCTCGTGGCTCATCACCGCGAGGAACTCGTCCTTGGCGCGATTGGCCGCCTGCGTCTCCGCCATCAGCCGCGTGTTCTCGATGGCCACCGACGCCATGCGCGCCAGCTGCACCAGAATCGCCTCGTCCTCCGAGCTGAAGTCCCCCTCGTACCGGTCCGACAGCTGGATGAGGCCCAGGTTGCGCCCATCCCGGCCCACCAGCGGCGCCGCCAGCCACCCGCGCAGCGGCGGGTGCTTCCCCGTGTGCCGCCCGAAGGCCCTCCAGGCCGCATGCGACTCGAGCTCCGTCTGCGTCAGCCGGATGGGCAGGTTCAGCCGGCACACCCAGCTGTAGATGCCCGTCCCCTCCCGCGACTGCTTCCACTCGCGCCACGCCGCGTACTTGTCCGACATGGACACCGAGTGGATGGCCTGGGACCAGTTGCCCTCCAGCGTCAGGCTCGTGACGGCCTGGTGCGCGCCAATCACCTCGCGTGCCTGCTCGGTGATGGCCTTGAGCACGTGCTCGACGGACTCCGCCTCGCTGATGACGAGCGCCGCGCTGGCCAGCCCCTGCAGCTGCACCGCGTGGTGCTGCTCCCGCGCGAGCAGGCGCTCCCGCTCGGCCTCGCCCTGGCGCTGGCGGGTGATGTCCCGGTGCGCCCCCACCCACTCGCGCACCGAGCCGTCCTTCTCCAGTACCGGCACCGCGCGCGCCAGCATGTGGCGGTACGAGCCATCGTGGTGCCGCAGCCGGTGCTCCACCTGGAAGGACGTGCGCGTGGAGAGCGCGTCCTCCCAGGAGCGCACGGAGCGCTCCCGGTCCTCCGGGTGCACCGCCTCCAGCCAGCCCCAGCCCTGGTACTGCTCGCGGGGCTGCCCGGTGAAGGCGCTCCAGCCCGGCTGCTCCTCCACGAACTCGCCCGAGGGGGGCGTGGCCCAGATGATGTCCGACGTCGCCGTCACCAGCGAGCGGAAGCGCTCCTCGCTGTGCCCCAAATCTCTCGCCAACGCCTCGGCGGTGCGGCGCGAGCGCACCAGGTCCGTCACGTCGTAGGCGAAGATGGCCACGCCCTCCACCCGTCCGGCCGCGTCGCGCTGCGGGTGGTAGGCGATGTCGAAGAACATCTCCTCCGAGGGCGCCCCGGCCGCGCGGGGCACCTTCACCGGCCGGGCCCGGCCCACGTACGAGCTGCCCGTGGTGTACACCCGCTCCATCACCTCGAAGACGCCCTGGCCCGCGAGCTCCGGCAGGGCCTCGCGCACCGGCTGGCCCACCAGATCCCTCCCGCCGTAGAAGCGCCGGTGCAGCAGGTTGGAGAAGACGAAGCGGTGCTCGGGGCCGCGGGTGATGCTGACGGCGGCGGGCGCCAGCATCAACATCTCCTGGAAGCGGGCGCGCTCGCCCTCCACGGCCGTGCGCGCCGTCTGCTCCGCGGACAGCAGCCGCACCCGCTCGTTCTCCGCCAGGCGCCGCTCCGTCACGTCCCGGCTGAAGACGACGAGCCCCTCGCCCGAGGGGAAGGCACGCGACTCCAGCCACACCCCACCCGGCGCGAAGAAGTCCTCCAGCGACACCAGCGTGCGCGCGTCCATGGCGCGGCGCCACGCCGGGGCGAAGGCGCTCTCGGCCAGCTCGGGCAGCACCGCCCACAACTCCTGTCCCAGTATCTGCTCGCGCGAGCGGCCCAGCAGCCGCTCGAACACGGCGTTGAGCCACACCAGGCGCCAGGCCCCATCCACCACGAGGATGCCGTCGGTGACACCGTCCAGCAACGGGGCGAACCCCGCCGGCACCCCGCGCTCCAGCCCCCCGGTTGGAGTTATGGACGGCTCGTGATTGGCCATGGACTCTGGCTTCAGGCTTAGCAGAGCGCGTTGGCGGCTGCTCGCGGGTGGCCGGCCGAGTGTCCGGCGCAGGCCGTTCCAAGGTGGGAGTAGCGGACACCTGGGGGAGCCTGAAGCCGCCCGGAGAGGGAGGAGGCGGCCCGGACGCCCGTGGCCTTGTGCGGCCGGGACGCATCCGCTAGCAGTCGGGGCCGACCCCCATGCTCACCGACGTCCCGACTCCGAAACCGTCGCGCTCTCCCCGCACCTTCCTGTGGGCGGGGATGGGCTTCGCCCTCTCCCTCTGCCTGGCGCTGCTCGTGGTGGGGCTGGTGCGCCCCCGGCAGGAGCCGTTGCAGCGGCTCGGCAAGCTTCCCGCCTTCCGCTTCACGCGCCAGGACGGCGAGCCCTTCGGCCTCCAGCAGCTCCAGGGCAAGCCCTGGGTGGCCAACTTCATCTTCACCCGCTGCCCCACCATCTGCCCCGTCTTCACCCGGAAGATGGCGAGCGTGCAGAAGCAGACGGCGGAGCTGGATGGGCTCGCGCTCGTCTCCTTCTCGGTGGACCCCGCGTACGACACCCCCGAGCGCCTCACCGCCTATGCCCAGAAGCACGGCGCGGACCCGGCGCGCTGGAGCTTCCTCACCGGCGACTACGTGCAGCTCAAGGACACCATCGTCGGCGGCTTCAAGATCGCCATGGGCCGCGAGGAGGGCGGGGACGAGAACGACATCGCCAGCATCTTCCACGGCTCGCACTTCGTGCTGGTGGACCGGAGCGGGGAGATCCGCGGCTACTACAACAGCGAGCACGACGACGACGTGGCGCGGCTGGTGCTCGACGCGGCGCGGCTGGTGAAGAGCGGCGAGTAGCCTCTGGCGCCAGAAAGCACGAAGGGCCGGCTTCCCGGGAGTGGGAAGACCGGCCCTTTTTCATGTGACGCGTCCGCGACGCGTCCAGGGACGCGAGGGGCTCAGGCCGCCTCGAGCAGCTTCTGGGCGTGGGCGTGGGCGAAGATGTTCTGCAGGTTGATGCCGCCCTCGGCCGGCAGCGCGTCGCCGACCTTCTTGGCGATGCCACCCACCGTCTGGGCCAGGTCGGCGATCTTGCCGATCGTGGGCATGGCCTTGGCCAGCACACCCAGGCCACCCAGCGGGCCACCGGCCACGAAGGACAGGGCGTTATCCAGGAACTTGTCGGCGAAGGGCTTGATGAACTTGCCGATGCCGAAGGGCAGCTTGTCCAGCGCGCCACCGACCAGCTTCTTCACCGGCGCCATGATCTGGTCCAGCGGCTTCTGCAGGAAGTTGGTCACCTTGCCCACCACGTCGGCCACCTTGCCCACGGTGCGCGCGATGCCGCCGATTGCCTTGCCGATGCCCTTGAGAAAGCCCATGGTCGTGTCCTCGTTCCCCTATAGGGATGACGAACTTCGTGGTGGAAGTGGCCCGCCGTGCTGGCGGCTACAAAAGGATTATCGCGGGGGGGGTTTTCGAGTTGCGTGGGGGGATTTAAATCCGGCCCGGGCCGCCCTTGCGCATCTGGTTGAGCAGCTCCTGGCGCTTCTCGGGGTCATCCGAGGCCAGGGGCTTCTCGCCCTCGGTGCCCTGCAGCGAGGGCTTGCCCGCGGAGGACGGAGCGCTGTCGAAGCCGGACTTGTTGAAGTCGGGGCCCTCGAGGCCCAGCTCGCCCCTGGCGCCGGCGACGAAGAACTGACCGACCTCCTCGGGGGTGGGCGGCTCGTAGCCCGCGGCGCGCAGCTCGGCGTCGTCGGCGACATGGAGCACCGGCTGCTTGTCCGGGTTCTGCGCGTAATCCAGCACCAGCTCCACGTACGCCTCCAGCTCCATGCCCACCGACTTCGCGATGCGCTTGGTGTCGGGATCGGCGAGCAGCTCGGCGCGAACCTTCTCCACGGGCTTCTTCAGACGCGGCTTCTGCTGGGACATGAACGGGCTCCAGTCGAGGAAAAG
The sequence above is drawn from the Archangium gephyra genome and encodes:
- a CDS encoding Rpn family recombination-promoting nuclease/putative transposase, with product MSGPHDLFARYTFGHPERAAAELRAVLPAYVVSEVDWTSLRREPGSVVDPELRETESDLLFTARMHSGQSLLLYVLLEHQSSVDRWMALRMLRYVVRQVERWRQEHPESELLPLIIPLVMYHGPDGAWTAPRRVEELFQLPGGDAERWRALLPRFEYLLDDLTAEREEALRARPGPPLARLAWLVLRYGRTGELARKLPDWVALFAQVHADTEGAEHLVVVIRYLLWVERNAAVHTAARRVLHSVMDGQRAEELMRTWAEEMLEQGVQKGLEKGLAKGREEGLTRLRGHIVRLLTARGVQVDEAARQRILSCTDLDTLDRWFDRALNATTLRDVLDDLPQ
- a CDS encoding PAS domain-containing protein, with the protein product MANHEPSITPTGGLERGVPAGFAPLLDGVTDGILVVDGAWRLVWLNAVFERLLGRSREQILGQELWAVLPELAESAFAPAWRRAMDARTLVSLEDFFAPGGVWLESRAFPSGEGLVVFSRDVTERRLAENERVRLLSAEQTARTAVEGERARFQEMLMLAPAAVSITRGPEHRFVFSNLLHRRFYGGRDLVGQPVREALPELAGQGVFEVMERVYTTGSSYVGRARPVKVPRAAGAPSEEMFFDIAYHPQRDAAGRVEGVAIFAYDVTDLVRSRRTAEALARDLGHSEERFRSLVTATSDIIWATPPSGEFVEEQPGWSAFTGQPREQYQGWGWLEAVHPEDRERSVRSWEDALSTRTSFQVEHRLRHHDGSYRHMLARAVPVLEKDGSVREWVGAHRDITRQRQGEAERERLLAREQHHAVQLQGLASAALVISEAESVEHVLKAITEQAREVIGAHQAVTSLTLEGNWSQAIHSVSMSDKYAAWREWKQSREGTGIYSWVCRLNLPIRLTQTELESHAAWRAFGRHTGKHPPLRGWLAAPLVGRDGRNLGLIQLSDRYEGDFSSEDEAILVQLARMASVAIENTRLMAETQAANRAKDEFLAVMSHELRTPLTAVLGWTQMLRNRQNDAKAVEKGLGVIERNARTLAQLIEDVLDVSRIITGKLTLVRRGVELVGVVQAAVEVVKPHAEQKGVSLALEVDVGGNGTAMLVGDPGRLQQVCWNLLVNAVKFTPAGGRVHVRVERNERDLWVRVTDTGKGIQADSLPHLFERFWQADGSATREHGGLGLGLAIVHHLVGLHGGQVRAESAGEGKGSTFTVTLPVPAVLPEAKAEALPGAEAPEVRLDGVTVLLVEDAPDARELIALMLRERGAVVGTASTAAEALERLRESMPDVLVSDIGLPGEDGHSLLRKVRAWAEARDQWVPAIALTAYASAEDARKAYRAGFQVHLAKPLEPGTLVEAVARLAGRGDAGAKVG
- a CDS encoding SCO family protein; this translates as MLTDVPTPKPSRSPRTFLWAGMGFALSLCLALLVVGLVRPRQEPLQRLGKLPAFRFTRQDGEPFGLQQLQGKPWVANFIFTRCPTICPVFTRKMASVQKQTAELDGLALVSFSVDPAYDTPERLTAYAQKHGADPARWSFLTGDYVQLKDTIVGGFKIAMGREEGGDENDIASIFHGSHFVLVDRSGEIRGYYNSEHDDDVARLVLDAARLVKSGE